In Alteromonas sp. RKMC-009, the genomic stretch ATTCTTTCGCAATGGCCAGAGTCTTCTTGCGGAAAAACAGTAGCAGGCTGCCGCAATAAATCAGTGCGCCAAGGCCAACCAGAGCGGGGAGCTCAAGAAATACATTATCCAGTCCCAGTAAGTGATTGCGCTCGACATACAACACTACGCAGAACATAGCTGTACCGGTAAGGGTGAACATCCAGGTTTCTCTGAATGCGTCAGTGAGGGTAATGTTCAGTGATTTTTTCACCAGCATGAATTTCAGCACCAGGGTGACAAAGTTGGCAATAACCAGCGCGGTGATCACTGCATACAGACCCCAGGGAACAGCAGCTAACGGAAACAGGAAGTTAAACGTCAGGTTTATCAGGTTAAGTTTAAATGCCTGAGCCGGTAAGCCTCTTGCAATCAGCAAGTTAGGCAGGTAGTACGCCATCACGTTACAGGGCGTTTGCAGCGCCAGAATAGACAATAAGTATGCGCTGTCAGTCCATTTATCACCGAACACCACATCAATAAACGGATGAGCGATTGCACCGACGCCGAAGTACACCGGTGTAACAAAGATGGCGGTCATACTGACCACACGGGCGAAGGTCGCCGGTAGTTTGTCGTCTTCAACCCTTGCCAGGCCGGCCAGGGCAATTCTGTTCAGTGGCTGGAAAGTGAGGTTATTTAATACTGAAAACCCTTGTCTTGCCACAGAGGTGTAGGCGAAGGTAGCGGCCCCGAGAAAGGCAGCAATAACGATGTTTGATGTACGCTGGGAGAAGAAATTCATGAAAGACATGGCGATCAGCGGTTTCGCAAAGTGGATGATTTCAGGCAGATGGGACTTATCTTCTACCTTACCGGGACGGAAATCCGAACCGTGCCAGGTCAGGGCCGTGGAAACAAATGCCTGAACAACTTTGCCGAAAATAATCGCCCATGCGCCGAAACCGGTTAATGCCGTAGCGACAGACACTACACCACCAACCAGCACGCCCGCTGTGTCGTAGGCTGCCAGCCGTTTGTTGGCAAAGTCCCTTTCCATTTTTGCTTTATGGACCAGGCGCAAACCGTTGGCCAGCGGAATAATTGCCAGCGCCGCAATAAGTTGAGCGGCGAGTTCTGAATAGGTGTACCAGGCAACGGGCACTGCTACGGCGAACATCAAAATTGCGATGACCAGTGACACACCCATCAAAAACCAGAAGGATAAACTGGCGAAGTTGTTGTCCCATTCTTTTCGCTGAATGAGGTTTTGCGATACGCCCACGGTGACGAACAGGTTACAGAAATCGGTGACCATCAGACAAATAGCCACCAGACCGAACTCTTCAACGCCCAGAATACGCGCCATGATGGCGTAGACGACAAAATTTACCAGCTGGCCTGCGCCATTCGCGGATAAATTAAAAAACGCGCCCTTAAGGGACTTGGCTTTCAACGACATAGAGACTGACGTCCTTGTTACTGCAC encodes the following:
- a CDS encoding oligosaccharide flippase family protein — protein: MSLKAKSLKGAFFNLSANGAGQLVNFVVYAIMARILGVEEFGLVAICLMVTDFCNLFVTVGVSQNLIQRKEWDNNFASLSFWFLMGVSLVIAILMFAVAVPVAWYTYSELAAQLIAALAIIPLANGLRLVHKAKMERDFANKRLAAYDTAGVLVGGVVSVATALTGFGAWAIIFGKVVQAFVSTALTWHGSDFRPGKVEDKSHLPEIIHFAKPLIAMSFMNFFSQRTSNIVIAAFLGAATFAYTSVARQGFSVLNNLTFQPLNRIALAGLARVEDDKLPATFARVVSMTAIFVTPVYFGVGAIAHPFIDVVFGDKWTDSAYLLSILALQTPCNVMAYYLPNLLIARGLPAQAFKLNLINLTFNFLFPLAAVPWGLYAVITALVIANFVTLVLKFMLVKKSLNITLTDAFRETWMFTLTGTAMFCVVLYVERNHLLGLDNVFLELPALVGLGALIYCGSLLLFFRKKTLAIAKEFKSGKKKKKV